The genomic segment TCCGCCGCGGACGCCGCCGCCCGCCTAGCCGTCGTACGCGTCGCGACAGTCGTCAGAACAGAAGTGGCGATGCCGGACGGAACCGTCTTCGATCCACGTGACGACGCGGTGCGTCGCCGACTGCACTATCGGGTCGCCGCAGGTCGCACAGGTCGGCGCGTCGGACTCGTCGACGTCCGTCCCGAGGTCAGAGGTCGGGTCTACCATCTCTCCACGGGGAGAGTGACCGGACGCACTTGACTTCGACTCAGGTGGCGGAACTTGCCTCACGGGTCGCGGGTCGCCGGGTGGTGGACCGTCAGTTCCGTCTCCGACGCGGGCGTCTCGACGGTTCGCACCCGGCCGTCGGGCCAGCGAACGGTGACCTCGCGGGGCGTCGCCAACGGGGCGGTGTCGCCGCCGAGGCCGAAGTGCGCCACCGGTTCTATCTGACAGAGGTAGCCGGACCCGCCGCAGACGAGTCGCGTCTGCGCGCCGCGGTCGGTCCGGAGCGTCACGACGGCGTTGCGGGCGGGCGCGCCGTACTCCGTCACGGGGCGGACCCGGAGCCACTCGTTCTCCGTGGGGGCGGCGTACAGCGACAGCGGTTGCGACCCGAGTTCGCCGTGGACGACGAGGAGTTCGAGCGTTCCGTCGCCGTCCACGTCGCAGACCGTCGCGCCGGTGCCGAGTCCGCGGGGTTCCCGCGCCGCGCCGGGGTCGCCGACCGTCCACTCGCCGTCGCGGTGGCGGAGCAGTTGGTTCGGCGCGCCCATCGCGTTGGCGAACAGTTCGCAGGTGCCGTCGTTGTCGAAGTCGGCGGCGAGGACCGTCCGAGTCCGCGTCGGTTCCCTCCACGCCGCCGGGGCGACGTCGACGAACCCGTCGCCGCGTCGTTCGTAGATGCGGTTGGGCTCCTCCCAGTTGCCGACCGCGAGGTCGAACCGCCCGTCGCCGTCGGGGTCCACGAGGGCGACGCCGCGGGCGTGTTCCGAGGGGGCGTCGAGGCCGAACTCGGCCGCCACGTCGGTGAAGTGCCCGCGTTCGTTGCGGAGCAGGTAGTTCGGGCCGCGTTCGTTGCCGACGAACACGTCCGTCCGGTCGGTGACGATGGGGCCGACGACGAGCGACCGGCCGCCGGTGAGGAAGTCGACGCCCACCTCCTCGGCCATGTCGGTCACCTCGTCGTCGTCGCCCAGTTCGTAGAAGCGCATCGGCGCGCCGTAACACGCCAGGAGTAGCCCGTACCGTCCGGTCCCGAGGCGGTCCACGGCGGCGACGGACCGGCCCGCGCGGACGTTCTCGCGCCCGGCGTTGACGGGGAGGGTGAACACGTCTCGCCACCCCCTCGCCGTCCAGTCGAACAGGCGGTCCGTCTCCGTGGCGATGCCGCCGTAGGCGTCGCTGTTGTGGACGTACAGTTCCTCCGTGCCGTCGGCGTCCACGTCCGCGGCGACGACGCCGAACGCGTGACCGTGCGGGTCCGCGAGTGCCTCGGGCGTCACGTCGGCGACGCTCCCCGTCCCGTCGGGCGCGAGGAGGCGGTTGTCGGTGCCGTAACCGCCGACGAAGACGCGCGGCCCGTCCGGGCCGACGAAGACCGCCGCTCCGTACCCTTTGAGCGGTCGCCTGTCGGGGAGACGGCCGGAGCGGTCCTCGAACATACCCCCCATCGGCGGTGGACGCCGAAAAACGTCAGGGTCTGCGTCAGACCGGGCGAGTGCGGCCAGTCGGCGCGAACACCTCCGAAATGAGGACTTTCTATATTGTGGACTAAATATCGGCCGTGGTGTCTATTGAGCTGACTTAGCAGGGGTTATGTAGGCCGGCGGCGCCACGTGTAACTGAGGACGCATATGTCCGACTCACCCGCCAGTTCACAGGGGCCGTCCGAACCGTGGGCAACGACCGACGCCGCCGCGAGCACGTTCCGCGAAATCGACGGTCGAGACTACGAACTCCACAGCGTCGTCGTCCAGTACGACGGCGAACCGGACCGGTGTACGGTCTATCCGCGTCGCGACCGCTGTCTCGACCGGATGGCGGCGTGGTTGTCCGCCGACCTCGACGCGTTCGTCGGCCTCGAAGAGATGCGCTAGAAGGCGTCAGACAGCGTCCGCTGGACCGCCTCCTCGCCGACGGCGGCCGCCAGCGCCTCGAACCCCTGTCGTTCGGCGCGGTCGCGCGCGTTCGCGACGAGGCGCGAGACGATGAACTCCGGCGTGGACTTGCCGACGGTACCGAAGCGCGGTTGGTAGTCCACGCGAAGCGCCAACTCCTCGGTCAGCCCCTCCGCGAAGATGCCGTCGATGCGCGCCTCGTCCGGGAGCGGACTCAGGTCGTCGGCGAGGTGCGTCACGTAGACGCCGAGAGCCTCCTGGTCGACCGTCAACGACACCAGCCCGTTGAGCAGGTCGGCCGCCCGGCCGGGTTCGGTGATGGCCTCGAACTCGTCGACGAGCATCAGCGTCCGCCCGCCCGAGGCGAGGGGCGGGACGATGGACTTCAGCGTCGACTCGAGGACGCCCGCGTTGAAACTGGCGTGCCGTCGGTGGAAGACGATGGTGTCGAAGTCGCCGACCTCTGCGGCCTCGGCGGGGACGGGCAGGCCCATCGAGGCGAGGAGGACGACCTGACAGAGCGTCTCCAACAGCGTCGTCTTCCCGCCGGAGTTCGCCCCCGTGAGCACCGCCACCCGGTCCCCCGACGGGGGCGCGGCGTCGCCGCCGCCGAGTCCGTGCGTGCCGACGGCGTAGGAGACGGGGTCGACGTCGCCCGACAGCGTGAGGTTCCGCGCGCCGACGACGGCGACGCCGTCGGCGACGAGTGCGGGGCGCGTGAGGTCGTACTCCGCCGCGAACCGCCCGAGCGACAACTCGAAGGCGATGTCGGAGACGGCGGTGAGCGCGGCGTCCACGTCCTCGCGGGCGGCCTCCACGTCGCCCCGCAGGTCGGCCGCGACGCGTTCCTCGCGCGCCTCGACGTCGGCTTCGAGTTCCTCCACCAGCGTCCGGAGCGTCGTCGAGGCGAAGTCCGCCTCGTCGTAGGCGTCGGCGGCCGTCGCGGCTTCGATGCGCCCGCGCCGGAGGTCCGACTCCTCGGCGACGTACTCGACGAACGCCGACTGAAACTCCTCCAGACTGCGGACGCCGCGCGACCGGACCGATTCGAGGACGTCCAGCGCGCCGTTCTCCAGTCCGCGGACGGTGTCGAGTCTGTCCCGGAGTCGGTCCAGTTCCTCGTCGGCGCCGGCGGCGACGGAGCCGTCGGGTTCGACGTAGCCGAGTGCGCCCGCGGCGTCGCGGAGTG from the Halogeometricum rufum genome contains:
- a CDS encoding CRTAC1 family protein; translated protein: MFEDRSGRLPDRRPLKGYGAAVFVGPDGPRVFVGGYGTDNRLLAPDGTGSVADVTPEALADPHGHAFGVVAADVDADGTEELYVHNSDAYGGIATETDRLFDWTARGWRDVFTLPVNAGRENVRAGRSVAAVDRLGTGRYGLLLACYGAPMRFYELGDDDEVTDMAEEVGVDFLTGGRSLVVGPIVTDRTDVFVGNERGPNYLLRNERGHFTDVAAEFGLDAPSEHARGVALVDPDGDGRFDLAVGNWEEPNRIYERRGDGFVDVAPAAWREPTRTRTVLAADFDNDGTCELFANAMGAPNQLLRHRDGEWTVGDPGAAREPRGLGTGATVCDVDGDGTLELLVVHGELGSQPLSLYAAPTENEWLRVRPVTEYGAPARNAVVTLRTDRGAQTRLVCGGSGYLCQIEPVAHFGLGGDTAPLATPREVTVRWPDGRVRTVETPASETELTVHHPATRDP
- a CDS encoding MutS-related protein produces the protein MRLQDYWGVGPKTSERLRETLGVERAVEAIEGADIRTLADAGLPRGRAVRILRRANGAAGMDALGTRDVHDVYDDLLTLASEYAVTDHAADRIRVLTPLERVEEREERLDDVLAAREAWAALDEASRTAVLDAFERYDEAGGTDRAAVEAALSLREAGLRGTTFAALDGVDDDALRDAAGALGYVEPDGSVAAGADEELDRLRDRLDTVRGLENGALDVLESVRSRGVRSLEEFQSAFVEYVAEESDLRRGRIEAATAADAYDEADFASTTLRTLVEELEADVEAREERVAADLRGDVEAAREDVDAALTAVSDIAFELSLGRFAAEYDLTRPALVADGVAVVGARNLTLSGDVDPVSYAVGTHGLGGGDAAPPSGDRVAVLTGANSGGKTTLLETLCQVVLLASMGLPVPAEAAEVGDFDTIVFHRRHASFNAGVLESTLKSIVPPLASGGRTLMLVDEFEAITEPGRAADLLNGLVSLTVDQEALGVYVTHLADDLSPLPDEARIDGIFAEGLTEELALRVDYQPRFGTVGKSTPEFIVSRLVANARDRAERQGFEALAAAVGEEAVQRTLSDAF
- a CDS encoding DUF7576 family protein, giving the protein MVDPTSDLGTDVDESDAPTCATCGDPIVQSATHRVVTWIEDGSVRHRHFCSDDCRDAYDG
- a CDS encoding DUF7511 domain-containing protein codes for the protein MSDSPASSQGPSEPWATTDAAASTFREIDGRDYELHSVVVQYDGEPDRCTVYPRRDRCLDRMAAWLSADLDAFVGLEEMR